From a region of the Tautonia rosea genome:
- a CDS encoding winged helix-turn-helix domain-containing protein, whose protein sequence is MPVAMPTQTDWLRSVLFDRGYLGRIKGEGIKVYLVMVAACGGRPDRSVTMSLSQLMDRTALSCPTVIDSLARLEKLGLVVPTTRQRGKVKTYYVADPPEQEQDPDAMSL, encoded by the coding sequence GTGCCCGTCGCCATGCCAACGCAGACCGACTGGCTGAGGAGCGTCCTGTTTGATCGCGGCTATCTGGGTCGGATCAAAGGGGAGGGGATCAAGGTCTACCTCGTGATGGTCGCCGCCTGTGGGGGTCGGCCGGACCGGAGCGTGACGATGAGCCTCAGTCAGTTGATGGACCGCACGGCGCTGTCGTGCCCAACGGTCATCGACAGCCTGGCCAGGCTTGAAAAGCTGGGCCTGGTGGTGCCGACAACACGGCAGCGGGGCAAGGTCAAAACCTATTACGTGGCGGACCCGCCGGAGCAGGAGCAGGACCCGGACGCGATGTCCCTCTG